Proteins encoded within one genomic window of Mycolicibacterium monacense:
- a CDS encoding beta-phosphoglucomutase family hydrolase — MVTPAGNPNLEARSAVLGLPERITACLFDLDGVLTDTASVHTRAWKAMFDAYLQSRAQRTGEPYVPFDAGADYQRFVDGKRREDGVRSFLASRGIELPDGEPDDPPEAETVHGLGNRKDEMFHETLRRDGIEVFEGSRRYLEDASAAGLKIAVVSSSANTGEVLDITGMGRHVQHRVDGVTMREEHIAGKPAPDSFLRAAELLGVTPDQAAVFEDALAGVAAGRAGDFGYVVGVDRVGQAEELRRNGADVVVTDLAELREDPA; from the coding sequence ATGGTTACCCCAGCGGGGAACCCGAACCTGGAAGCGAGGTCCGCTGTGCTGGGTCTGCCCGAGCGGATAACGGCCTGCCTGTTCGACCTCGACGGCGTGCTCACCGACACCGCAAGCGTCCACACCCGCGCCTGGAAGGCGATGTTCGACGCGTACCTGCAGAGCAGGGCGCAGCGCACCGGGGAGCCGTACGTACCGTTCGACGCGGGCGCCGACTACCAGCGCTTCGTGGACGGCAAGCGCCGCGAGGACGGCGTCCGGTCGTTCCTCGCCAGCCGCGGGATCGAGTTGCCCGACGGCGAACCCGACGACCCGCCCGAGGCCGAAACCGTGCACGGGCTGGGCAACCGGAAGGACGAGATGTTCCACGAGACGTTGCGCCGCGACGGCATCGAGGTGTTCGAGGGTTCGCGTCGCTACCTCGAGGACGCGAGCGCCGCCGGCCTCAAGATCGCCGTCGTGTCGTCGAGCGCGAACACCGGGGAGGTGCTCGACATCACCGGGATGGGCCGCCATGTGCAGCACCGCGTCGACGGGGTCACCATGCGCGAGGAGCACATCGCGGGCAAACCGGCGCCGGATTCGTTCCTGCGGGCGGCCGAACTGCTCGGCGTCACACCGGATCAGGCCGCCGTGTTCGAGGACGCACTCGCCGGGGTGGCGGCCGGACGGGCCGGCGATTTCGGGTACGTGGTGGGGGTCGACCGCGTCGGGCAGGCCGAGGAACTGCGGCGCAACGGCGCCGACGTCGTCGTCACCGACCTCGCAGAACTGCGGGAGGACCCAGCGTGA